One region of Methanobacterium formicicum DSM 3637 genomic DNA includes:
- a CDS encoding DUF763 domain-containing protein codes for MSSRSGVANLPLHGGRAPRWLFQRMVKLAGAVTDSIIYEYGPHEFLSRISDPHWFQAFSCVLGFDWHSSGTTTTTCGALKTAIKPEEQGILVAGGKGRASRRTPQEIQDAGETFSLSTAKLEDLVYSSKISAKIDNSCIQDGYQLYHHVFFLTEKGDWAVVQQGMNESTKYARRYHWLSDSVKNFINEPHNGICCDLKEDKTLNMTSDMSFDSRQTSLDLILDNPEHLKKYFQKKIDVGSGQANLDIFCPELSLPRHHPVLDTDLSPREFEVLQNAWELQPESYEELISLNGMGPKKIRALALISDLVYGDKPSWDDPVKYSFTHGGKDGFPYPVDREVYDHSIQTLQDALEQARLEKKDRYQAIKRLNNLISVDN; via the coding sequence ATGAGTTCAAGAAGTGGAGTTGCCAATTTACCCCTTCACGGTGGTCGCGCACCCCGATGGCTTTTCCAGCGTATGGTGAAACTGGCTGGAGCAGTTACTGATTCAATAATATATGAGTACGGTCCTCATGAATTTTTATCCAGAATTTCAGACCCTCACTGGTTCCAGGCATTTTCATGTGTCCTGGGTTTTGACTGGCACAGTTCCGGAACCACAACCACGACCTGTGGTGCTCTGAAAACAGCTATCAAACCTGAAGAACAGGGTATACTTGTAGCAGGAGGTAAGGGCCGAGCTTCCAGGAGAACGCCCCAGGAGATCCAGGATGCAGGGGAAACATTTTCATTGTCCACGGCCAAACTGGAAGATCTGGTTTATTCCAGTAAAATTTCTGCAAAAATTGATAATTCATGTATACAGGACGGTTATCAGCTTTATCATCATGTATTTTTCTTAACTGAAAAGGGTGATTGGGCAGTAGTACAGCAGGGAATGAATGAATCAACTAAATATGCCCGTCGTTATCACTGGTTATCTGATTCAGTGAAAAATTTCATTAATGAACCCCACAATGGCATTTGCTGCGACTTGAAGGAAGATAAAACCCTGAACATGACCTCGGATATGAGTTTTGATTCACGGCAAACCAGCCTCGATCTTATTCTGGATAACCCTGAACATCTGAAGAAATATTTCCAGAAAAAAATAGATGTGGGGTCAGGCCAGGCCAACCTGGATATATTCTGCCCGGAACTTTCTTTACCCCGTCACCATCCAGTACTTGACACAGATCTGTCTCCCCGCGAATTTGAAGTCCTTCAAAATGCATGGGAACTGCAACCAGAAAGCTATGAAGAATTAATTTCTTTAAATGGGATGGGCCCCAAGAAGATACGTGCACTTGCCCTGATTTCGGACCTGGTCTATGGGGATAAACCCAGCTGGGATGATCCAGTTAAGTACAGTTTTACCCATGGTGGTAAAGACGGGTTCCCTTATCCTGTGGACCGGGAAGTGTACGACCATTCCATACAAACTTTACAAGATGCACTCGAACAAGCCAGATTGGAAAAGAAAGACCGTTATCAAGCTATAAAACGTTTGAATAATTTGATCAGTGTTGATAATTAA
- a CDS encoding tetratricopeptide repeat protein — protein sequence MAIKEAEMYYKQAMSFLEQGKVDKSLKFFDSAIAIDKEYVSAWNDKGVAFMELGNYDEALKCFEEVIRLEPGDNMAWYNRGYVLLILEEYQEAVNTFDLFLGRYSKKDDFYKYGLYLRAQGFYNLKEYDQSLKLIKEALKIDKKFKEARDLMALIGKESEK from the coding sequence ATGGCCATCAAAGAAGCAGAAATGTACTACAAACAAGCTATGTCATTTTTAGAACAGGGAAAAGTAGACAAATCATTAAAGTTTTTTGACAGCGCAATAGCAATTGATAAAGAGTATGTTTCCGCCTGGAACGATAAGGGAGTGGCCTTTATGGAACTTGGAAACTATGATGAGGCACTTAAATGTTTTGAAGAAGTTATCAGACTTGAACCAGGCGATAACATGGCATGGTACAACAGGGGATACGTACTCCTGATCCTAGAAGAGTATCAAGAAGCAGTTAACACATTTGACCTGTTTTTAGGTAGATATTCTAAAAAAGATGACTTTTATAAATACGGTTTATACTTACGGGCTCAAGGGTTTTACAACCTTAAAGAGTATGATCAATCTTTAAAATTAATCAAAGAAGCACTTAAAATAGATAAAAAATTCAAAGAAGCCCGAGATCTCATGGCATTAATTGGAAAAGAATCTGAAAAGTGA
- the pdxS gene encoding pyridoxal 5'-phosphate synthase lyase subunit PdxS encodes MLHGTELLKKGFAKMTKGGVIMDVVNAEQAAIAEEAGAVSVMALEKVPADIRASGGVARMADPSKVTEIMDAVSIPVMAKVRIGHFVEAQVLESLGVDMIDESEVLTPADEKFHIDKKQFTIPFVCGARNLGEALRRIDEGAAMIRTKGEAGTGNVVEAVRHMRMIQGTIRELKDMTEEELWSVAREEEAQLYLVKETQKQGRLPVVNFAAGGVATPADAALMMQLGADGVFVGSGIFKSENPEIVAKAIAEATAHYQDADLIAEVSRDLGKAMPGLEISQIPESERLQDRGW; translated from the coding sequence ATGTTGCATGGAACAGAATTGCTGAAGAAGGGTTTTGCCAAGATGACTAAGGGTGGAGTTATTATGGATGTAGTTAATGCTGAACAGGCTGCTATTGCCGAAGAAGCAGGTGCTGTATCTGTAATGGCTCTAGAGAAGGTACCAGCGGATATAAGGGCTTCAGGAGGAGTTGCCAGGATGGCAGACCCCAGTAAAGTTACCGAGATCATGGATGCAGTCAGTATCCCGGTAATGGCCAAGGTACGAATCGGCCACTTTGTGGAAGCCCAGGTCCTAGAATCACTGGGAGTGGACATGATCGACGAGAGTGAAGTACTCACCCCTGCCGATGAAAAATTCCACATAGACAAAAAACAGTTCACCATACCATTTGTCTGTGGAGCCAGAAATTTGGGTGAAGCTCTCCGAAGAATAGATGAAGGTGCTGCCATGATCAGGACCAAGGGAGAAGCAGGTACCGGTAACGTGGTTGAAGCAGTCCGTCACATGCGCATGATCCAGGGAACCATCAGGGAACTCAAGGACATGACCGAAGAGGAACTATGGAGTGTAGCCCGGGAAGAAGAAGCACAACTCTACCTGGTTAAGGAAACCCAGAAACAGGGAAGATTACCTGTGGTGAACTTCGCAGCCGGTGGAGTAGCCACACCAGCAGATGCAGCCCTCATGATGCAACTGGGAGCAGACGGAGTATTCGTGGGAAGTGGGATATTCAAATCAGAAAACCCGGAAATAGTAGCCAAAGCCATAGCCGAAGCAACCGCCCACTACCAGGATGCGGACCTCATCGCGGAGGTTAGCCGTGACCTGGGTAAAGCAATGCCTGGACTGGAAATAAGCCAGATACCTGAATCAGAAAGACTGCAGGATAGGGGATGGTAA